A window from Sphingobacterium hotanense encodes these proteins:
- a CDS encoding efflux RND transporter permease subunit, with protein MSLIKYPIKNYQFTMIMVLMIMLVAATSLLTMPRAEDPDMKAVSFPVIVVQPGTNPKDMEQLIVKPLEARFYALDDIKRIKTTINNSVAFFFVEFEYGTDYDDKYQELVRELNAATPELPENIYSMEVQKIDPTNVSVIQLALVSENASQTTIKELADKLKQDLEKVKALKEVEISGLPDQQIRIDIDQAKIAELGIPMNRIIQSVQSENQNIPAGSVIAGDKTFSVKTSGNYQQIDDIKNTIVASGQGKNITLKEVASVYPTFGTNNHITRLNGYNAVLINAAQKIGMNISDTQKEYQKVLDKFEQSLPANVDMIVNFDQANNVNKRLSGLGIDFAIAIVLVLFTLLPLGTRASLVVMIAIPLSLGLGVIAMNSFGYSLNQLSIVGFVVALGLVVDDSIVVVENIERWMREGYSRLEASIKGTEQIALAVLGCTVTLVIAFMPLVFMPEMAGEFIRSMPIAVITSVIGSMLIALLVVPFLSSKLLKPHEHEGGNAILRGMQNIIHKSYGVFLDKALKHPGRTTLIALAIFLGSLALIPVVGFSLFPPSEKPQFMIHISSELQDNIHTTNRISREIEKELKAMDDVKYFTTNVGKGNPRVYYNMQQGQENVSYADIFVQLHEDVKSSDKIQIIENLRKKWTPYLGAKVEVRNFEQGVPVISPVEIRIFGDNLDTLRSLAAKAELLLKNTPGAEYVNNPIKNNKTDIRVNINREKAMALGVPTSSIDQTIRVALAGYQVGTYSDPEKDDNDYDIIVSVPRAQDATLETLEGIFVDNVAGQAIPLSQLASLEFEVSPSNIYHIDKERTVSVNSFVQKGYNNDEVINAVIEQMDKFPFPAGYSYEMGGEVESREMAFGGFGTIILITVFMFIAVLILEFKTFKSTLIVLSVIPLGIVGAVLALLVTGNTLSFVATIGIVALAGIEVKNTILLVDFTNQLRREGTELNEAIEKAGEIRFLPIILTSLTAIGGLMPIAWSSNPLISPLAIVMIGGLISSTLLSRIVTPVVYKLIPPKIEVEEAESKE; from the coding sequence ATGAGTTTAATTAAATATCCCATAAAGAACTACCAATTCACCATGATTATGGTGCTTATGATCATGTTGGTAGCTGCGACCTCCTTGCTCACCATGCCGAGGGCAGAGGACCCAGATATGAAAGCCGTCAGCTTCCCGGTCATTGTTGTTCAGCCTGGGACGAACCCCAAGGATATGGAGCAATTAATTGTAAAGCCTTTGGAGGCGCGATTCTATGCGTTGGATGATATCAAAAGAATAAAAACGACCATCAATAATAGCGTGGCTTTTTTCTTTGTCGAATTCGAGTACGGAACGGATTATGATGATAAATATCAGGAATTGGTGCGTGAGCTGAACGCTGCAACTCCGGAGCTTCCGGAGAATATCTACAGCATGGAAGTGCAAAAGATCGATCCTACCAATGTATCGGTCATTCAGCTTGCGCTTGTTTCGGAAAATGCTTCTCAGACGACGATCAAGGAGCTTGCTGATAAATTGAAACAAGATCTGGAGAAGGTTAAAGCATTAAAGGAAGTTGAGATATCGGGGCTTCCGGATCAGCAAATCCGTATTGACATCGATCAGGCGAAAATAGCGGAACTCGGCATTCCAATGAATCGTATTATCCAATCGGTGCAGAGTGAAAATCAGAATATCCCAGCCGGCTCTGTCATTGCGGGCGACAAGACTTTCAGCGTTAAGACATCTGGTAATTACCAGCAGATTGACGATATCAAAAATACAATCGTTGCCAGCGGGCAGGGTAAGAATATTACTTTGAAGGAAGTAGCCAGTGTTTATCCAACGTTCGGAACGAATAACCATATCACACGTCTGAACGGTTATAACGCGGTATTGATAAATGCCGCACAGAAAATAGGGATGAATATTTCTGATACTCAGAAGGAATATCAGAAGGTCTTGGATAAGTTTGAACAATCGCTTCCCGCTAATGTCGATATGATCGTGAATTTCGATCAGGCAAACAATGTCAACAAGCGCTTGAGTGGGCTCGGTATTGACTTTGCCATTGCTATCGTCTTGGTGCTTTTCACCCTCTTGCCATTAGGAACGCGCGCCTCCCTTGTCGTTATGATCGCTATTCCGCTTTCGCTCGGACTGGGGGTTATTGCGATGAACTCCTTCGGATACTCCTTGAACCAGTTGAGTATCGTAGGCTTTGTGGTTGCCCTGGGGCTAGTCGTAGATGATAGCATTGTGGTCGTCGAGAATATAGAGCGATGGATGCGTGAAGGTTATAGCCGTTTGGAGGCTTCCATCAAAGGGACTGAACAAATAGCTTTAGCGGTGCTAGGCTGTACGGTTACTCTTGTAATTGCATTCATGCCATTGGTTTTTATGCCCGAAATGGCGGGTGAATTTATACGTAGTATGCCGATTGCCGTTATCACCTCCGTGATCGGCTCCATGCTGATCGCCCTATTGGTGGTTCCTTTCTTATCCAGCAAACTCCTTAAGCCGCATGAGCATGAGGGAGGAAATGCTATTCTGCGAGGTATGCAGAATATTATCCATAAAAGCTATGGTGTATTTTTGGATAAGGCGCTGAAGCATCCTGGCAGAACGACGCTGATAGCACTTGCGATATTCCTAGGCTCCTTAGCCTTGATTCCCGTAGTGGGCTTTAGTCTGTTTCCACCTTCGGAAAAGCCTCAATTCATGATTCATATCAGTAGTGAGTTGCAGGATAATATACATACTACCAATCGTATCAGCAGAGAGATTGAGAAGGAACTTAAAGCGATGGACGATGTGAAGTACTTTACGACCAATGTCGGCAAAGGGAATCCTCGGGTTTACTACAATATGCAACAGGGCCAGGAGAATGTTTCCTATGCGGATATATTCGTCCAATTGCATGAGGATGTAAAGTCCAGCGATAAGATTCAGATCATCGAGAACTTGAGGAAGAAATGGACGCCTTACTTAGGTGCGAAGGTGGAAGTGCGAAACTTTGAGCAGGGGGTGCCGGTCATTTCGCCCGTGGAGATACGTATTTTCGGAGATAATCTAGATACGTTGCGCTCGCTCGCAGCGAAAGCGGAACTATTGCTGAAGAATACTCCAGGAGCGGAGTATGTGAACAACCCGATAAAGAACAACAAGACAGATATTCGGGTAAATATTAATCGGGAGAAGGCGATGGCCTTAGGCGTTCCGACTTCTTCTATCGATCAGACCATTCGTGTGGCATTGGCGGGCTATCAGGTAGGCACATACTCAGATCCTGAAAAGGACGACAATGATTACGATATCATTGTTTCTGTTCCTCGCGCGCAGGATGCCACCCTCGAAACGCTAGAAGGGATCTTCGTGGACAATGTCGCAGGGCAGGCCATTCCACTTTCGCAACTCGCTAGTCTCGAGTTCGAAGTTTCGCCTTCTAATATCTATCATATCGATAAGGAACGTACGGTTTCGGTGAACTCCTTTGTGCAGAAGGGCTATAATAACGATGAGGTCATCAACGCAGTCATTGAACAGATGGATAAATTCCCTTTTCCTGCGGGCTATAGCTATGAAATGGGCGGCGAGGTGGAAAGTAGAGAAATGGCTTTTGGAGGCTTCGGAACCATTATCCTGATTACCGTCTTTATGTTTATCGCCGTACTGATTTTAGAGTTCAAAACCTTTAAAAGCACATTGATCGTGCTTTCTGTTATTCCATTAGGAATTGTAGGAGCTGTGCTCGCCTTGCTCGTTACTGGAAATACGCTCTCCTTCGTAGCGACGATCGGTATTGTTGCGCTTGCTGGTATTGAGGTGAAGAATACCATCCTTTTGGTCGATTTTACCAATCAATTGAGAAGGGAAGGGACGGAGTTGAATGAAGCTATCGAGAAAGCGGGGGAGATTAGGTTTCTTCCTATTATTCTGACTTCGCTCACCGCGATCGGCGGTTTGATGCCGATAGCATGGTCGTCAAATCCTTTGATCTCACCGCTAGCGATCGTAATGATTGGTGGCTTGATCAGTTCGACATTGTTGTCCCGCATCGTGACGCCGGTTGTTTATAAGCTGATTCCACCAAAAATTGAAGTGGAAGAAGCGGAGAGTAAGGAATAA
- a CDS encoding efflux RND transporter periplasmic adaptor subunit — protein MRTTLTSIAFGIFLLSSCHQAERSAGIPVQDTIPVKLVPLQQNGTISVVEATGVFTTDDETLLGFKNGGVISRIFVKEGDAVRKGQVLAAVHTSEVDAKAGQARLGVEKARRDYERAEKLYRDSVATLEQLQNARTVLAVAQEDLKSVGFNQQQSQIHSPVSGFVLAKLANEGQVVGPGTPVLQVNGASNGTWMLKVGVSDSQWAQIKVGDKATIQTDAIPNSTLAAAVAKKSEGLDPQSGTFTIHLALQGKPAGKLASGVFGKSQIAVSQSSASNGWRIPFSSLLDGNGAEGYVFISKDGKTARKQKVKVASMEKDEVLIESGLEDASALIVSGSPYLQDGSPIKVIK, from the coding sequence ATGAGAACAACACTAACAAGCATAGCATTCGGAATATTTTTATTGAGCAGCTGCCATCAGGCGGAACGCAGTGCGGGGATTCCGGTTCAGGATACAATCCCTGTAAAACTGGTTCCCTTGCAGCAGAACGGAACGATAAGTGTGGTGGAAGCCACCGGCGTTTTTACAACCGATGATGAAACCTTATTAGGATTTAAGAATGGCGGCGTTATCTCGCGTATATTCGTCAAAGAGGGCGATGCTGTTCGTAAAGGACAGGTATTAGCGGCAGTACATACTTCCGAGGTAGATGCGAAGGCCGGTCAAGCACGATTGGGAGTAGAAAAGGCTAGAAGAGATTATGAGCGAGCGGAAAAGCTCTACAGAGATAGCGTAGCTACACTGGAACAGCTGCAGAATGCAAGAACCGTTCTAGCGGTGGCACAGGAAGACCTCAAATCAGTCGGTTTCAATCAACAGCAATCACAGATACATTCTCCTGTATCGGGTTTTGTATTGGCGAAATTGGCTAATGAAGGGCAGGTTGTAGGGCCGGGTACTCCGGTTCTACAGGTTAATGGCGCTAGCAACGGCACCTGGATGCTGAAAGTAGGGGTAAGCGACAGCCAGTGGGCGCAAATTAAGGTGGGCGATAAAGCGACCATTCAGACGGATGCCATCCCAAACAGTACCCTAGCCGCCGCGGTTGCTAAGAAGTCCGAAGGTTTAGATCCTCAGTCAGGAACATTTACTATTCATTTGGCGCTCCAAGGCAAACCTGCCGGGAAACTAGCCTCCGGGGTATTTGGTAAATCGCAGATTGCAGTAAGCCAGAGCAGCGCTAGCAACGGCTGGCGTATTCCATTTTCTTCCTTATTAGATGGCAATGGAGCGGAGGGCTATGTCTTCATTAGTAAAGATGGAAAGACCGCCAGAAAGCAGAAAGTCAAAGTTGCTTCGATGGAGAAGGATGAGGTACTTATTGAATCCGGATTGGAAGATGCCAGTGCGTTGATCGTATCGGGCTCGCCCTATTTACAGGATGGCTCGCCAATTAAGGTGATAAAATAG
- a CDS encoding TlpA family protein disulfide reductase → MKILSSIIFLITFIGVQAQESSFTLIAHLKGISNGTDFYLSSLGKSNNSYISTLNEGKVSFSGIVDEPTIYRSQAKTGPYCSIWIDKGIWNLLGDSASFSRTEIMNSKINKEHKAIDNQLDSLWKRYDELYNEADKEENEEEKKLLFNKLSVFSVSIDNIRKMNVFTLEPSYRLMQELYFLRNSLPKDSLRLAFYRFPEAIKNSSNGKYINDFIETETLKIGDLAPDIKGKTLKGDSLKLSDFKGKLVLLDFWAAWCGPCRQSNKQLITLYENYKDKGFEIFSFSIDKKYDAWSKASKDDQIAWANVSDLQGHYSPEALKYRIQAIPKAFLIDKEGEILKEFRGYSEKQNDMILEYLNELNN, encoded by the coding sequence ATGAAAATTTTATCCTCAATTATTTTTCTTATAACCTTTATCGGTGTTCAAGCTCAAGAATCGAGTTTTACATTAATTGCACATTTAAAAGGCATTTCTAATGGCACCGATTTTTACCTATCCAGTCTTGGAAAAAGCAATAATAGTTATATCTCAACATTAAATGAGGGAAAAGTGTCTTTTAGTGGAATAGTAGATGAGCCAACAATTTATCGATCACAAGCTAAAACTGGTCCTTATTGTTCTATTTGGATAGATAAAGGCATATGGAACCTTTTGGGAGACAGTGCATCTTTTAGTAGGACCGAAATAATGAACTCAAAAATAAATAAGGAACATAAAGCCATTGATAACCAACTCGACTCTTTATGGAAACGGTATGATGAGTTATATAATGAAGCAGATAAAGAAGAAAATGAGGAAGAAAAAAAACTTCTCTTTAATAAACTTTCCGTGTTTAGTGTTTCCATCGACAATATCAGGAAAATGAATGTTTTCACTTTAGAACCATCTTACCGTTTGATGCAGGAACTATACTTCTTAAGGAATTCCTTACCTAAGGATAGCCTTAGATTGGCTTTCTATAGATTCCCTGAAGCAATTAAGAATAGCTCCAATGGGAAATATATCAATGATTTCATAGAAACGGAAACTCTAAAAATAGGTGATTTGGCTCCTGATATCAAAGGGAAAACATTGAAAGGGGATTCTTTAAAATTAAGTGATTTCAAGGGTAAGCTAGTGCTGTTAGATTTTTGGGCTGCTTGGTGTGGCCCTTGTAGACAAAGCAATAAACAACTAATCACGCTGTATGAAAACTATAAGGATAAAGGCTTTGAGATCTTTTCCTTCAGTATAGATAAGAAGTATGATGCATGGAGTAAAGCCTCAAAAGATGATCAGATAGCTTGGGCCAATGTTTCAGATTTACAAGGGCATTATTCTCCTGAAGCTCTGAAATATAGGATTCAAGCGATACCTAAAGCATTTTTAATTGATAAAGAAGGAGAAATATTGAAAGAATTTAGGGGTTATTCTGAAAAACAGAATGATATGATTTTAGAATATCTAAATGAATTGAACAATTAG
- the folB gene encoding dihydroneopterin aldolase, with translation MAQITQKIALDNVRFFSPIGFYEEEQLLGNEFFVNVSVSFPFKNPDAEDLNNTLNYEDLYRILAEVMSPRRKLLESAAEDILNKLLEGYAYLEQIEVSIKKMNPPFGGDLANSVVSLSFQR, from the coding sequence ATGGCTCAGATAACACAGAAAATCGCACTCGATAACGTACGTTTCTTTTCACCTATTGGCTTCTACGAAGAAGAACAATTATTAGGGAACGAGTTTTTTGTGAATGTTTCTGTGAGCTTCCCCTTCAAAAATCCAGATGCCGAAGACCTTAACAATACCCTCAATTACGAAGATTTATATCGGATACTAGCCGAAGTGATGAGCCCCCGCCGGAAGTTACTGGAGTCCGCAGCTGAAGACATTCTCAATAAATTATTAGAAGGCTATGCTTATCTAGAGCAAATTGAGGTTAGCATTAAAAAGATGAATCCTCCTTTTGGTGGCGATTTGGCGAACTCGGTAGTCTCACTTTCCTTTCAACGTTAA
- a CDS encoding TetR/AcrR family transcriptional regulator has protein sequence MKDKKQKHKEDLKLAILEAAKKLFVQEGYEATSIRKIAKEIEFSPTTIYLYYKDKNDIVYALHQEGFQLLRQQFMALDSVDDPFQRFKALGRNYIDFAFRNPDYYQVMFMMKEPMEFLDANCIEEQWPEGERVFDFLRLTIAQCQEQGWFKDKETDLVAFQAWGAVHGLVTLYLSNHLSKITETLEMQYTVRDLVNKTFEVYVSFIEQTK, from the coding sequence ATGAAAGACAAAAAACAAAAGCATAAAGAAGATCTTAAGTTGGCCATTTTAGAGGCCGCGAAGAAGTTGTTTGTACAGGAAGGGTATGAGGCTACGTCTATTCGGAAGATCGCCAAGGAAATCGAATTTAGCCCCACAACCATTTACCTATACTATAAAGACAAGAATGATATTGTTTATGCCTTACATCAAGAGGGATTTCAACTCCTACGTCAGCAGTTTATGGCTTTGGATTCGGTTGATGATCCTTTTCAACGATTCAAGGCGCTAGGGCGTAATTATATTGATTTTGCCTTCCGTAATCCTGATTATTATCAGGTTATGTTTATGATGAAAGAGCCCATGGAATTCTTGGATGCTAACTGTATCGAGGAGCAATGGCCCGAAGGAGAGCGTGTGTTTGACTTTCTGCGCCTGACTATCGCTCAGTGCCAGGAGCAAGGATGGTTTAAAGATAAAGAAACGGATTTAGTTGCATTTCAAGCTTGGGGCGCCGTACATGGTCTTGTTACGCTATACCTGTCAAATCATTTAAGTAAAATAACTGAAACGCTAGAGATGCAGTACACTGTAAGGGATTTAGTCAATAAAACCTTTGAAGTTTACGTGTCTTTTATAGAGCAGACGAAATAA
- a CDS encoding HigA family addiction module antitoxin, producing the protein MNNQFFNSNGAEIEIEAFHPGEFLLEEIEYRQIQKKDFAKQIGIYPNNLSLIFAGKRDISAHLAIKLGKALGTSGELWYNMQSAFNFQKAMQEECKNA; encoded by the coding sequence ATGAACAATCAGTTCTTTAATAGTAATGGTGCTGAAATAGAAATCGAGGCGTTTCACCCAGGTGAATTTCTATTAGAGGAGATAGAATATCGCCAAATTCAAAAAAAGGATTTTGCAAAACAAATTGGTATATATCCTAATAATTTAAGTCTCATTTTCGCAGGAAAGAGAGATATTTCCGCGCACCTTGCCATAAAACTTGGTAAAGCACTCGGTACCTCAGGCGAGTTATGGTATAACATGCAATCTGCATTTAATTTCCAAAAAGCAATGCAGGAAGAATGCAAAAACGCTTAA
- a CDS encoding TolC family protein, with the protein MKTFLIQFYSIAFFILLGLPSKAQEPILDQYIRQGLDSNLVLIEKDLSLKKAMNGLEVARSMFLPNITFDLTYSHADGGRSIDLPIGDMLNPVYATLNQLTNSQNFPQIENEQINFLPKNYYDAKIRTAVPIINTDIKHNRTIRETMVKMSKREIELYQRELVKDIKVAYFNYLSALDAVAIYKNAIVLAGEGKRVNEKLLEAGKGLPAYVIRANAEIAQHEAKLAEAEQQLRNAQYYFNALLNRPADAAIDLIPQNKDLQSNGEALAVEVEGREELKSLNDNIEIQETMLAMSKQVFVPKLSAFLDLGSQAEGLRINSNSQYYMIGAQLSFPIFAGNRNRLKIQENQIAVAEAQNKLDQARQQLELAASVAKNELIATQKNFESSKVQLDAAATYQRLIQRGFNEGVNTYLETIDARSQYTNAKLANNIAAYKLLSAMAKFERETASYPLN; encoded by the coding sequence ATGAAAACCTTCCTTATACAGTTTTACAGCATAGCCTTTTTTATATTGCTAGGGCTTCCCTCTAAAGCACAAGAGCCCATTCTTGACCAATATATAAGGCAGGGTTTGGATAGTAACTTGGTGCTGATTGAAAAGGATCTTTCTTTGAAGAAGGCTATGAACGGATTGGAGGTCGCACGAAGCATGTTTCTACCAAACATTACATTTGATTTGACCTATTCGCATGCCGATGGCGGTAGATCAATTGACTTGCCGATTGGGGACATGCTAAATCCAGTCTACGCTACGCTCAACCAACTTACCAATTCGCAGAACTTCCCGCAAATCGAAAACGAACAGATCAACTTTTTGCCCAAAAACTATTACGACGCAAAAATTAGAACGGCGGTCCCTATCATCAATACGGATATCAAACATAATCGCACGATTCGCGAGACGATGGTAAAGATGTCGAAGCGCGAAATAGAATTATATCAACGTGAGCTCGTAAAGGATATTAAAGTGGCTTATTTTAATTATCTGAGTGCGTTGGATGCCGTTGCTATCTATAAGAATGCAATCGTCTTAGCAGGAGAGGGAAAACGGGTGAACGAGAAGTTACTGGAAGCGGGAAAAGGCTTGCCGGCCTATGTCATTCGTGCGAACGCCGAGATTGCGCAACATGAGGCTAAGCTGGCTGAAGCCGAACAGCAATTGCGCAATGCACAGTATTATTTCAATGCCCTGCTGAATCGTCCCGCAGACGCTGCTATCGATCTTATCCCCCAAAATAAGGATTTGCAATCCAATGGCGAGGCTTTAGCCGTGGAAGTTGAGGGACGGGAAGAATTGAAGTCGCTCAACGATAATATCGAAATTCAGGAAACCATGCTTGCGATGAGCAAACAGGTTTTTGTGCCGAAGTTGAGTGCGTTTCTTGACTTGGGTTCGCAAGCGGAAGGGTTGCGCATCAACAGCAATTCTCAATATTATATGATCGGCGCACAGCTCAGCTTTCCCATCTTCGCAGGGAATAGAAACCGCTTAAAAATTCAGGAAAACCAAATCGCTGTCGCGGAGGCACAGAATAAATTGGATCAGGCACGACAACAATTGGAGCTAGCTGCAAGTGTGGCAAAAAATGAACTGATCGCGACCCAAAAGAACTTTGAGAGCTCAAAAGTTCAATTAGATGCTGCAGCTACATACCAACGATTGATACAGCGCGGGTTTAACGAGGGAGTCAATACTTATCTAGAGACGATAGACGCGCGATCGCAATATACCAACGCTAAATTGGCCAACAATATCGCGGCATACAAACTATTATCCGCTATGGCAAAATTCGAGAGAGAAACTGCAAGCTACCCATTAAACTAA
- a CDS encoding 3-keto-disaccharide hydrolase, protein MNRFSMILALVGLALTTNAQTKFQPQDTEFYEPKIRVVTTQANAAPSDAIVLFDGSNLNEWVSEKDKSSAPQWTIKNGVLTVTPKTGGIQTKRKFGDMQLHIEWKSPEVIKGEGQGRGNSGLFLSDGAYEIQILDNDDNKTYVNGQAGSLYKQAPPLVEARKPADGWHTYDLLYTAPKFNKDGHLIKRGQVTLLHNGVVVQYNTELQGTTEYIGLPKIRVHGPGSISLQDHGDLVSFRNIWVREL, encoded by the coding sequence ATGAACAGATTCAGCATGATATTAGCGCTAGTAGGCTTGGCCCTTACCACGAACGCGCAGACTAAATTTCAACCGCAGGATACCGAATTTTATGAACCAAAAATTCGTGTGGTAACGACGCAAGCCAACGCTGCCCCTAGCGATGCAATCGTATTATTTGATGGCAGCAACTTAAACGAATGGGTAAGCGAGAAAGATAAATCCAGCGCGCCGCAATGGACCATAAAGAATGGTGTACTGACGGTAACTCCAAAGACCGGCGGAATTCAAACGAAGCGCAAATTCGGCGATATGCAATTGCATATCGAATGGAAAAGCCCCGAAGTTATCAAAGGTGAGGGACAAGGTCGCGGCAACAGCGGACTATTCCTGAGCGATGGAGCCTACGAAATCCAAATCTTAGACAATGACGATAATAAAACTTATGTGAACGGACAAGCGGGCAGTTTATATAAACAAGCACCTCCCTTGGTCGAAGCGCGGAAACCTGCCGACGGATGGCATACCTATGATCTTTTATATACAGCGCCAAAGTTCAATAAGGACGGACATCTAATCAAAAGAGGGCAGGTTACATTATTGCACAATGGTGTCGTGGTTCAATATAATACAGAACTGCAAGGAACAACAGAGTATATTGGTCTACCTAAGATAAGAGTACATGGGCCAGGCTCCATATCGCTCCAAGATCATGGCGATTTAGTAAGCTTTAGAAATATCTGGGTACGGGAATTATAA
- a CDS encoding Hsp20/alpha crystallin family protein, whose protein sequence is MALIKLPGKSYNTDAVNPFVNNVFDNLFNDSFISDRLVTRVPAVNITESAEAFSIEVAAPGLQKSDFKINVDKNIISISVEKQEEKVEEGKVYSKKEFSYTSFSRSFTLPEIVDYSNIDAVYENGVLEVKIGKKEEAIVAKRLIEVK, encoded by the coding sequence ATGGCATTAATTAAATTACCTGGAAAATCTTACAACACTGATGCAGTGAACCCATTTGTTAACAACGTGTTTGACAATTTATTCAACGATTCATTTATTTCTGATCGTTTGGTAACTCGAGTTCCTGCAGTAAACATTACAGAATCAGCAGAGGCATTCAGCATTGAAGTAGCAGCTCCTGGTTTACAAAAATCAGATTTCAAGATCAATGTGGACAAGAACATTATCTCGATTTCTGTAGAAAAACAAGAAGAAAAAGTAGAAGAAGGAAAAGTTTATAGCAAAAAGGAATTTAGCTATACATCTTTCTCAAGATCCTTCACTTTACCGGAAATTGTTGACTATTCGAACATCGATGCTGTTTATGAAAATGGCGTGTTAGAGGTTAAGATCGGTAAAAAAGAGGAAGCGATCGTAGCAAAGAGACTTATAGAGGTTAAGTAA
- a CDS encoding carbon-nitrogen hydrolase family protein, whose translation MDIKVRNLSKRDYKDLKTSMEEAYHGLVGDAWTKENIVDLIDIFPEGQIAVEVNGKVVACALSIIIDSTKTNIYDKYYSIIDDGKFDKHDYEGDTMYGIEVFVHPDFRSLRLGRRLYDARKELCEEMNLQRIVAGGRIPNYHNYADSMTPRTYIEKVKRKEIYDPTLTFQLSNDFHVKKVLKNYLPEDTESKEVATLLEWNNIYYEPDSRSGSASKRTIRLGLVQWQMRLFKDLQEFYDQVEFFVDTVSDYGTDFIMFPEFFNTPLMSPYNELPERMAMEKLAEHTKEIIEKIQQFAVSYNVNIIAGSMPLMERGKLYNVSYLCHRNGSLDSYKKVHITPNEMRYYGLVGGNEIKVFDTDCGKIGLLICYDVEFPELGRILADQGMQILFVPFMTDTQNGYIRVRSCAQARAIENECYVAIAGSVGNLPRVNNMDIQYSQSAVFTPSDFAFPNNAIKAEATPNTEMVLIADVDLYALKDLNEYGTVKILRDRRKDLYEVKLLKD comes from the coding sequence ATGGATATTAAAGTAAGGAACCTAAGTAAGAGAGATTACAAGGATTTGAAGACTTCCATGGAGGAAGCTTATCATGGATTAGTAGGAGATGCCTGGACGAAGGAGAATATCGTCGATTTGATCGATATATTTCCGGAGGGGCAAATTGCAGTGGAGGTGAATGGAAAGGTGGTAGCTTGTGCGCTATCCATTATTATCGACTCGACCAAAACCAATATATACGATAAATATTACTCGATAATCGACGACGGAAAGTTCGATAAGCACGATTATGAAGGGGATACCATGTATGGTATCGAGGTCTTTGTGCACCCGGATTTCCGCTCATTAAGATTGGGTAGACGTTTATATGATGCGCGAAAGGAATTATGTGAGGAAATGAACCTGCAGCGTATTGTTGCCGGCGGACGTATTCCGAACTATCATAATTACGCGGATTCGATGACACCGCGTACCTATATCGAGAAAGTAAAGCGGAAGGAGATTTATGACCCTACCCTTACGTTTCAGCTTTCCAATGACTTCCACGTAAAGAAAGTACTAAAGAACTACCTGCCTGAGGACACTGAGTCGAAGGAAGTGGCGACGTTATTGGAGTGGAACAACATCTACTATGAACCAGACTCGCGTTCGGGCTCTGCCTCTAAGCGTACCATTCGTTTGGGCTTGGTGCAATGGCAAATGCGTTTGTTCAAGGATCTGCAGGAGTTTTATGATCAGGTGGAATTCTTCGTTGATACCGTAAGTGATTATGGTACAGACTTTATCATGTTTCCGGAGTTTTTCAATACCCCATTGATGAGCCCGTATAATGAGTTGCCGGAGCGTATGGCGATGGAGAAACTTGCCGAACATACCAAGGAAATCATTGAAAAGATACAGCAATTCGCAGTGTCTTACAACGTCAATATTATTGCCGGTTCGATGCCGTTGATGGAACGTGGTAAGTTATACAACGTCTCTTATTTATGCCATCGTAACGGTAGCTTAGACTCTTATAAAAAGGTGCATATTACGCCTAATGAGATGCGGTATTATGGTTTGGTAGGCGGAAATGAGATTAAAGTTTTCGATACAGACTGTGGTAAGATTGGATTATTGATCTGTTATGATGTGGAATTCCCTGAGCTAGGTCGTATTCTGGCAGATCAAGGGATGCAGATCCTGTTTGTACCTTTTATGACAGATACACAGAACGGTTATATCCGTGTCCGTTCTTGTGCACAGGCACGAGCGATTGAAAATGAGTGCTATGTGGCTATTGCAGGTTCGGTGGGCAACTTGCCGAGAGTGAATAATATGGATATTCAATATTCCCAATCGGCTGTATTCACACCTTCCGATTTTGCGTTCCCAAATAATGCAATCAAAGCCGAAGCAACACCAAATACCGAGATGGTATTGATTGCGGACGTGGATTTATATGCCTTGAAGGATCTGAACGAATACGGAACGGTGAAGATCTTACGCGACCGTCGAAAAGATCTTTATGAAGTGAAGCTTTTAAAAGATTAG